One genomic segment of Flagellimonas marinaquae includes these proteins:
- a CDS encoding MATE family efflux transporter, producing MTNQHTNSFKKFIRYFWIAISGKETEFTTGSIRKAIFMLSIPMILEMLMESIFALVDIAYVSQVSVNAVATIGLTESVITLVYALAIGLSMAATAVVARRIGEKDVDGARIAAVQAIGLGVLISVVIGIFGIVYAKEILGLMGGEPDLIEEGYGYTQFLIGGNITVVLLFLINAIFRGAGNASIAMWALVLSNGLNIILDPMFIFGFGPIPEMGVKGAAVATNIGRGTAVLFQLGILFFGWGKIKLAAKDLVVNLKVMANLVKVSLGGIAQFLIGTSSWIFLMRIMSEFGSEVLAGYTIAIRVMMFSLMPSWGMSNAAATLVGQNLGAKQPDRAERSVWKTGKYNAWFMGVVSLVYLIFAKTIISWFNSTPEVVGSGALCLQIIAVGYIFYAYGMVMTQAFNGAGDTRTPTKINLLSFWFFQLPLAYISALVLGWGATGVFVAITAAEILLAVLAMVWFKKGNWKKVQV from the coding sequence ATGACAAATCAACATACAAATTCATTTAAAAAATTTATTCGGTATTTCTGGATAGCTATTTCTGGGAAAGAGACTGAGTTTACCACAGGAAGCATCCGTAAAGCCATTTTTATGTTATCCATTCCCATGATCTTGGAAATGCTCATGGAATCCATTTTTGCTTTGGTGGATATTGCCTACGTTTCCCAAGTAAGTGTAAATGCAGTTGCGACTATCGGGTTAACGGAATCCGTAATTACTTTGGTGTACGCTCTAGCCATTGGGTTAAGTATGGCAGCCACTGCCGTAGTTGCCCGTAGAATAGGCGAAAAGGATGTGGATGGAGCTCGAATTGCCGCAGTGCAGGCCATAGGATTGGGTGTTTTAATTTCTGTGGTAATTGGGATTTTCGGAATAGTTTATGCCAAAGAAATCCTTGGATTAATGGGAGGAGAGCCCGACTTAATAGAAGAAGGTTACGGTTATACCCAATTTTTGATTGGAGGGAATATCACCGTGGTCCTACTGTTCTTGATCAATGCCATATTTAGGGGTGCAGGAAATGCATCCATTGCCATGTGGGCCTTGGTACTCTCCAACGGGCTCAATATAATTTTGGACCCCATGTTCATTTTTGGATTTGGTCCAATACCGGAAATGGGAGTTAAAGGGGCCGCGGTCGCCACTAATATCGGTCGTGGAACAGCGGTACTGTTCCAATTGGGAATTTTGTTCTTTGGATGGGGCAAAATCAAATTGGCGGCCAAGGATTTGGTGGTCAACCTTAAGGTTATGGCAAATCTGGTAAAGGTTTCCTTAGGTGGGATTGCACAGTTTTTGATCGGTACCTCCAGTTGGATTTTCTTAATGCGGATCATGTCCGAATTTGGAAGCGAAGTGTTGGCAGGTTACACTATTGCCATTAGGGTAATGATGTTTTCCTTGATGCCCTCATGGGGCATGAGCAACGCTGCAGCAACTTTGGTCGGCCAGAATCTAGGTGCCAAACAACCCGATAGGGCAGAAAGATCTGTTTGGAAAACAGGAAAATACAATGCTTGGTTCATGGGCGTGGTTTCCTTGGTTTACCTCATTTTTGCAAAGACCATAATCTCATGGTTCAATTCAACACCGGAAGTTGTTGGGAGCGGAGCGCTCTGTCTTCAGATTATTGCGGTAGGCTATATTTTCTACGCCTATGGAATGGTTATGACCCAGGCTTTTAACGGGGCAGGGGACACCAGGACCCCTACAAAGATCAACTTGCTTTCCTTTTGGTTCTTCCAATTGCCATTGGCCTATATCTCGGCACTGGTTTTAGGTTGGGGCGCAACTGGTGTTTTTGTGGCCATTACCGCAGCGGAAATTTTATTGGCAGTTTTGGCCATGGTCTGGTTCAAAAAAGGAAACTGGAAGAAGGTGCAAGTATAA
- a CDS encoding trans-sulfuration enzyme family protein, which yields MNSDKKGLNTICTHVGELEDKAFKGAVSPLYMSTSYQFDDVEVKRYPRYFNTPNQEALCKKLAALEHTEAALIFGSGMAAISTALMTFLQAGDHVVLQQTIYGGTYHFAVSQFERFGIEYSFTNGWEVDDFEKEINPNTKVLYLETPSNPLLTITDIKGVADLAKKKGILSIIDNTFASPVNQTPTDFGIDVVVHSATKYMGGHSDICAGVVAASQENMDKVFQTGICFGGSLSDYTVWLLERSLKTMAIRVRAQNENAMKMAEYLESNQDVDNVYYPGLKNHPGHALAKSQMKGFGGMLSFELNPEIDASLFFKELQLIKPSMSLAGIESTMLSPTQTSHALMSPEDRVKQGIKDSLIRFSLGIEEIEDLVEDIEQAIAKVKSMTVTV from the coding sequence ATGAATAGTGATAAAAAAGGTCTGAACACCATCTGTACCCATGTTGGGGAATTGGAGGATAAAGCGTTCAAGGGAGCCGTTTCGCCATTGTATATGAGTACCTCGTATCAGTTTGATGATGTGGAGGTAAAACGTTATCCACGATATTTTAATACCCCCAACCAGGAAGCTTTGTGCAAAAAATTGGCAGCCTTGGAACATACCGAGGCCGCTTTGATCTTTGGTAGTGGCATGGCGGCCATCAGCACAGCCTTAATGACTTTTCTTCAGGCCGGTGATCATGTTGTACTGCAACAAACCATTTATGGGGGCACCTATCATTTTGCCGTGAGCCAGTTTGAACGGTTTGGTATAGAATATTCGTTTACCAACGGGTGGGAAGTGGATGATTTTGAAAAGGAAATAAACCCCAACACTAAAGTGTTGTATTTGGAGACACCATCCAATCCTTTATTGACCATTACCGATATAAAAGGAGTAGCGGATTTGGCAAAAAAGAAAGGAATCCTTTCTATAATCGACAATACTTTTGCAAGTCCGGTAAATCAAACCCCGACAGATTTTGGAATCGATGTGGTGGTGCACAGCGCAACAAAATATATGGGCGGACACTCGGATATTTGTGCAGGAGTAGTAGCTGCATCACAAGAGAATATGGACAAAGTATTCCAAACAGGAATTTGTTTTGGTGGCAGTTTAAGCGATTACACCGTTTGGCTGTTGGAGCGAAGTCTAAAAACTATGGCCATTCGTGTTAGGGCCCAGAACGAAAATGCGATGAAAATGGCGGAGTATTTGGAGAGCAACCAAGATGTGGACAATGTATATTACCCGGGGTTAAAAAATCATCCGGGACACGCATTGGCCAAATCACAAATGAAAGGCTTTGGGGGCATGTTGTCCTTTGAGCTGAATCCAGAAATTGATGCGTCTTTATTTTTTAAAGAACTACAATTGATAAAACCTTCCATGAGCTTAGCTGGGATTGAAAGCACCATGCTCTCGCCAACACAGACCTCCCATGCGCTAATGAGCCCTGAGGATAGGGTCAAGCAGGGAATAAAGGATTCTCTGATCCGTTTTTCGTTGGGTATTGAAGAAATAGAAGATTTGGTCGAGGATATAGAACAGGCAATAGCCAAGGTAAAATCCATGACCGTTACGGTTTAA
- the bshB1 gene encoding bacillithiol biosynthesis deacetylase BshB1, with protein MKLDILVFGAHPDDAELGAGATIAKEISKGKKVGIVDLTRGELGTRGSAEIRDQEAARAAKILGVAVRENMEFADGFFVNDKEHKLELIKIIRKYRPEIVLCNAVDDRHIDHARGSKLVSDACFLSGLMKIDTKMDGDDEWQEAWRPKLVYHYIQWKNLEPDFVVDVSGFIDKKTEAIMAYSSQFYDPNSDEPETPISSKNFTDSVNYRARDLGRIIGVEHAEGFTVERFVGVDSLCDLI; from the coding sequence ATGAAATTAGACATTTTAGTGTTTGGTGCCCATCCTGATGATGCCGAACTAGGGGCAGGGGCCACCATTGCAAAGGAAATTTCCAAAGGTAAAAAAGTAGGTATAGTAGATTTGACCCGTGGTGAATTGGGAACACGGGGCTCTGCCGAAATAAGGGACCAAGAAGCGGCTAGGGCTGCAAAAATTTTAGGTGTTGCCGTTCGGGAAAATATGGAGTTTGCCGATGGTTTTTTTGTTAACGACAAAGAGCATAAACTGGAGCTCATTAAAATTATTCGTAAGTATAGACCAGAAATTGTATTATGCAATGCCGTTGATGATAGACATATAGATCATGCGCGCGGCAGTAAATTGGTAAGTGACGCTTGCTTTTTGAGTGGTTTAATGAAAATTGACACTAAAATGGACGGGGATGACGAATGGCAAGAAGCATGGAGACCAAAATTGGTTTACCATTACATCCAATGGAAAAATTTGGAACCCGACTTTGTTGTGGATGTAAGCGGTTTTATTGATAAAAAAACCGAGGCCATAATGGCGTACAGCTCTCAATTTTACGATCCCAATAGCGATGAGCCCGAAACTCCCATCAGTAGTAAAAATTTTACGGACAGTGTTAATTATAGGGCAAGGGACCTAGGTAGAATAATAGGGGTGGAGCATGCCGAAGGGTTTACAGTGGAACGTTTTGTAGGGGTGGACAGTTTGTGCGATTTGATTTGA
- a CDS encoding tetratricopeptide repeat-containing sensor histidine kinase produces MELRLRRLESTNRFNPKDSTHINLLLGLARVYRFHDNERLYDVAQKALEYSSEINYNYGTIKGLEAVANYYYDKGDRKKSMPLFKEALQLSKDVEDVQSEISILNTLAQNYSFEGNYAEALNLNLKGIDLAKQINNLKMLSVLNENIAGLYADQKDFKNALMFYDTVQKINRKVGNEIIDAETQSNMASLYRDAKDYKNAIFNINRSINTFEKYKIYDWLAYAYEVKGDIYLDQKKYKWALYWYDQSNMLFKDEIEDNRIKIQLMNGMAKVYYGLEKDSLSLVHAKKGLAISQKIKSLQGQIDCSETLYKIYKKKGENEEALAYLETFKTLSDSLFMDKNKQSLSLLETKLEYQQEKKELIEANQAALAKQRNYIYFSVIVLLILSIITFVVRRSEKIQKKLNRELKEKSLAVTQREAQLHEINKTNTKLFSIIGHDLRGPIGGLQSILKMFTDGDISTKELVSYIPKLKSDVDNISFTLNNLLSWGMNQLNGVITKPKRVSLSTLVVNNIQLLSEIANNKSVKIINQLPDNPRIWADNHQIDIVIRNLLSNAIKFTPENGLITVGAEEKAGMWQISVRDTGVGMTQEMQESIFKDSSNITTYGTNNEKGTGLGLSLCKEMVHKNNGEIWVESTPRKGTTFYFTVPKALKRYQNAS; encoded by the coding sequence ATGGAGCTTAGATTACGTCGGTTGGAATCTACCAACAGATTTAATCCCAAGGATAGTACCCACATTAATCTACTCCTAGGTTTGGCAAGAGTTTACAGGTTCCACGACAACGAACGTCTCTACGATGTGGCCCAAAAAGCCTTGGAATACAGTAGCGAAATTAATTACAACTATGGCACCATAAAAGGATTGGAAGCCGTGGCAAACTATTACTATGATAAAGGGGATAGAAAAAAATCCATGCCCCTGTTCAAAGAAGCGCTTCAACTTTCGAAAGATGTGGAGGATGTTCAAAGTGAAATATCCATATTGAACACTCTGGCCCAAAATTATAGTTTCGAAGGCAACTATGCCGAAGCTCTTAACTTAAATCTGAAAGGCATTGATCTGGCAAAACAGATCAACAACCTTAAAATGCTCTCGGTACTCAATGAGAACATAGCCGGCCTCTATGCCGACCAGAAAGATTTTAAAAATGCTCTGATGTTCTACGATACGGTCCAAAAAATAAATCGCAAAGTGGGCAACGAAATTATCGATGCGGAGACCCAGAGCAATATGGCATCTTTATACAGAGATGCTAAAGATTATAAAAATGCAATCTTCAACATCAACCGCAGTATAAACACATTCGAAAAATACAAAATATACGATTGGCTTGCCTACGCCTACGAGGTAAAAGGCGATATCTACCTGGATCAAAAAAAATATAAGTGGGCCCTGTATTGGTACGATCAAAGTAATATGCTCTTTAAAGACGAGATTGAGGACAATAGGATAAAGATCCAATTAATGAACGGTATGGCCAAAGTCTATTATGGCTTGGAAAAGGATAGTTTATCTTTGGTGCATGCAAAAAAAGGTCTCGCAATATCCCAAAAAATAAAATCGCTTCAAGGGCAGATCGATTGTTCTGAGACTTTGTACAAAATATATAAAAAGAAAGGTGAAAACGAGGAGGCACTGGCCTATCTCGAAACTTTTAAAACCCTGTCCGATTCCCTGTTTATGGACAAAAACAAACAGAGCTTGTCCTTGCTCGAAACCAAATTGGAATATCAACAGGAGAAAAAAGAATTGATCGAGGCCAACCAAGCCGCATTGGCCAAACAACGGAACTATATTTATTTTTCAGTAATTGTTTTACTTATTCTGAGTATCATCACCTTTGTGGTCCGCAGGAGTGAAAAGATCCAGAAAAAACTGAACAGGGAGCTCAAGGAAAAATCTTTGGCCGTAACCCAGCGAGAAGCGCAGCTGCACGAAATCAATAAAACGAACACCAAACTATTCTCAATCATCGGGCACGATCTGCGAGGACCTATTGGAGGATTGCAAAGTATTTTAAAAATGTTCACCGATGGGGATATTTCAACCAAGGAACTGGTATCTTATATTCCAAAACTAAAGTCCGATGTGGACAATATTTCCTTTACACTGAACAATCTATTGTCTTGGGGCATGAACCAGTTGAACGGAGTGATCACCAAGCCAAAACGCGTATCATTATCCACATTGGTCGTCAACAATATTCAATTACTGTCGGAAATTGCGAACAACAAGTCCGTTAAAATAATAAATCAACTGCCGGATAATCCCCGTATTTGGGCGGACAACCACCAAATAGATATTGTTATCCGGAACCTTTTGAGCAATGCCATAAAATTTACGCCCGAGAATGGTCTTATTACCGTGGGTGCCGAGGAAAAGGCGGGCATGTGGCAGATATCGGTCAGGGATACTGGTGTTGGTATGACCCAAGAAATGCAGGAATCCATATTCAAGGACTCTTCCAACATCACTACTTACGGAACCAATAACGAAAAAGGTACCGGTTTAGGTTTATCGCTATGTAAAGAAATGGTCCACAAAAATAATGGCGAAATCTGGGTAGAAAGTACGCCACGTAAGGGGACGACCTTCTATTTTACCGTACCAAAAGCATTGAAAAGATACCAAAATGCATCTTGA
- a CDS encoding M28 family peptidase — protein MKKLSLLVLGLAFACNTSQKTVSEVAKTQPVADPVPYAESITETELKEHLYTYASDEFEGRETGKPGQKKAVEYIKAHYESLNIPAAQSNGNYFQKVALQETKVPKGNVTFNNESFSLGEHAVAFSPAQGTFNEIVYAGFGIEDGDHNDYNRIDVSGKLVLIKAGEPQNTDGTYVISGGQEKSDWSNMSEAMGKKSTLALEKGAKGVLYFDSQNFPRFRGYFRFMESNNSGRMQLADDSNNDILIVLDEKAATTLFENIEKDHTPKTITANVNLSLTGSNDNIDSENVVALLKGTEKPEEYVVISSHLDHIGVTADGQINNGADDDGSGTVALLEIAQAFKQAAEEGKGPKRSIVFLHVTGEEKGLLGSKYYTDVEPVFPLENTVANLNIDMIGRIDPKYKGSRNYLYLIGSDKLSTELHNLSEEVNKKYTNIEFDYTYNDENDPNRFYYRSDHYNFAKNNIPIIFYFNGTHADYHRPSDTPDKINYNLLENRSRLIFHTAWEIANRPNRLVVDKATE, from the coding sequence ATGAAAAAATTATCCTTATTGGTATTGGGCTTAGCCTTTGCCTGTAACACTTCCCAAAAAACGGTTTCGGAAGTAGCAAAAACCCAACCTGTAGCAGACCCCGTACCTTATGCGGAATCAATTACAGAAACCGAACTAAAAGAACACCTGTACACTTATGCTTCCGATGAGTTTGAAGGCAGGGAAACTGGAAAACCTGGCCAAAAAAAGGCTGTGGAATATATAAAGGCGCATTACGAGTCCTTGAACATACCCGCTGCACAATCCAATGGAAACTATTTTCAAAAAGTAGCATTGCAAGAAACCAAAGTGCCAAAAGGCAATGTAACCTTCAACAACGAAAGTTTTTCTTTAGGAGAACATGCCGTAGCATTTAGCCCAGCGCAAGGTACTTTTAATGAAATTGTTTATGCAGGTTTTGGAATTGAAGACGGTGATCATAATGATTACAACCGAATCGATGTATCCGGCAAACTGGTACTTATAAAAGCCGGCGAACCTCAAAACACCGATGGAACTTATGTAATATCCGGAGGTCAGGAAAAATCCGACTGGAGCAATATGTCCGAGGCCATGGGGAAAAAATCTACTTTGGCTTTGGAAAAAGGCGCCAAAGGGGTACTGTATTTTGATTCACAGAATTTTCCAAGATTTAGAGGATATTTCCGATTTATGGAAAGCAACAATAGTGGTCGAATGCAACTTGCAGATGACAGCAACAATGATATTTTGATTGTTTTGGACGAAAAAGCAGCTACTACGCTTTTCGAAAATATAGAAAAGGACCATACGCCAAAAACTATTACAGCCAATGTAAACTTGAGTTTAACCGGCAGTAACGACAATATAGATTCTGAAAATGTGGTTGCCCTTTTAAAAGGTACCGAAAAACCGGAGGAGTATGTGGTTATTTCTTCTCACTTGGACCACATCGGGGTTACGGCAGACGGTCAGATCAATAATGGTGCTGATGACGATGGCTCGGGTACTGTGGCGCTTTTGGAAATTGCCCAAGCATTTAAGCAAGCTGCCGAAGAAGGCAAAGGCCCCAAGCGTTCCATTGTATTTTTACATGTTACCGGAGAAGAAAAAGGATTGTTGGGTTCCAAATACTATACCGATGTTGAGCCGGTATTCCCATTGGAGAACACAGTCGCCAACCTTAACATAGATATGATCGGTAGAATAGACCCAAAATACAAAGGTTCTCGAAATTATTTATACCTGATCGGTTCCGACAAACTTAGTACCGAACTCCACAATTTATCGGAGGAGGTAAACAAAAAGTACACCAATATCGAGTTTGATTATACGTACAACGACGAGAACGATCCCAATAGATTTTACTACAGAAGTGACCACTACAATTTTGCGAAGAACAATATTCCGATCATATTCTATTTTAACGGAACCCATGCGGACTACCATAGACCAAGTGATACTCCCGATAAAATAAACTATAATCTTTTGGAAAATCGCTCTCGACTTATTTTCCATACGGCATGGGAGATAGCCAATCGCCCAAATAGATTGGTGGTGGATAAAGCAACGGAATAA
- a CDS encoding NAD(P)/FAD-dependent oxidoreductase, with protein MGKNKSVVVVGGGIIGLSTAYFLQREGHQVTVLDKSDISSGASFVNAGYLTPSHIISLASPGMITKGIKYMFNSSSPFYMKPRLDPEFMKWAWYFKKSSTRTKVDLAMPVIRDINLLSRELYEAIQSSGDLGTFKIGDKGLLMMFQTDEARDHEMEVVEKASTLGLDGKLLSKEELTALEPNIKVNAKGAILWECDRHTTPPLIMENMVKHLNTSGVAIHKNEEVSDIAFSNGKITEVKTNKASYAADEVVLAAGSWTSNISKKLNLKLPLQAGKGYRINVEEPTNISMPAILMEKKIAVTPMEGFTRFAGTMEFSGINHTIRKERVEAIAKGVEGYYEGLQVPEKAKTNASCGLRPVSPDGLPYIGRPKGIKNLTVATGHAMMGWSLGPATGKLITELVSGQSLSMDIQPFDPDRKF; from the coding sequence ATGGGCAAGAATAAGAGTGTAGTAGTAGTAGGTGGAGGAATAATAGGACTATCTACCGCATACTTTCTTCAAAGGGAAGGCCATCAGGTAACCGTTTTGGACAAGTCCGATATTTCTTCGGGGGCTTCTTTTGTAAACGCGGGGTATCTTACACCAAGTCACATTATTTCCTTGGCTTCCCCCGGAATGATTACCAAAGGAATAAAATACATGTTCAATTCTTCCAGTCCCTTTTACATGAAACCTCGTTTGGATCCCGAGTTTATGAAATGGGCGTGGTATTTTAAAAAATCCTCGACACGAACAAAGGTCGATTTGGCAATGCCGGTGATTCGGGACATAAATCTGTTAAGTAGAGAGTTGTACGAAGCCATACAGTCTTCCGGTGATTTAGGTACATTTAAAATAGGGGATAAAGGTCTGTTGATGATGTTCCAAACCGATGAGGCCCGCGACCATGAGATGGAGGTGGTGGAAAAGGCCAGCACCTTGGGATTGGATGGCAAATTGTTGTCCAAGGAAGAGCTAACGGCACTCGAACCAAATATAAAGGTCAATGCCAAAGGCGCTATACTTTGGGAATGTGATCGCCACACAACACCCCCGTTGATCATGGAAAATATGGTAAAACACCTAAATACAAGTGGAGTGGCCATCCATAAAAACGAGGAAGTATCCGATATAGCTTTTTCCAACGGTAAAATAACCGAGGTAAAAACGAACAAGGCCTCCTATGCGGCAGACGAAGTTGTTCTTGCCGCAGGTTCATGGACATCGAACATATCAAAAAAATTAAACCTAAAACTGCCGTTACAAGCTGGCAAGGGATATCGAATAAATGTGGAAGAACCTACGAACATTTCCATGCCCGCCATTTTAATGGAAAAGAAGATTGCCGTAACCCCAATGGAAGGGTTTACCCGTTTCGCGGGCACTATGGAATTTTCGGGGATAAACCATACTATACGAAAAGAAAGAGTGGAAGCCATTGCAAAAGGTGTGGAGGGTTATTATGAAGGATTACAGGTTCCGGAAAAGGCCAAAACGAATGCAAGTTGTGGATTGAGACCAGTATCACCAGATGGGCTTCCATATATTGGAAGACCAAAAGGAATCAAAAATTTAACCGTAGCCACCGGACACGCCATGATGGGGTGGAGCTTGGGACCGGCAACGGGCAAGTTGATCACCGAACTTGTTTCCGGGCAGTCACTCTCCATGGACATACAACCGTTCGACCCCGACCGTAAATTTTAG